The following coding sequences lie in one Arabidopsis thaliana chromosome 3, partial sequence genomic window:
- a CDS encoding Subtilase family protein (Subtilase family protein; FUNCTIONS IN: identical protein binding, serine-type endopeptidase activity; INVOLVED IN: proteolysis, negative regulation of catalytic activity; LOCATED IN: endomembrane system; CONTAINS InterPro DOMAIN/s: Protease-associated PA (InterPro:IPR003137), Peptidase S8/S53, subtilisin/kexin/sedolisin (InterPro:IPR000209), Peptidase S8, subtilisin-related (InterPro:IPR015500), Peptidase S8/S53, subtilisin, active site (InterPro:IPR022398), Proteinase inhibitor I9, subtilisin propeptide (InterPro:IPR010259); BEST Arabidopsis thaliana protein match is: Subtilase family protein (TAIR:AT3G46850.1); Has 6271 Blast hits to 5609 proteins in 915 species: Archae - 164; Bacteria - 3591; Metazoa - 102; Fungi - 207; Plants - 1851; Viruses - 0; Other Eukaryotes - 356 (source: NCBI BLink).), with translation MTKPAVSYCLLSCIFALLVVSFASADKDDQDKQEYIVYMGALPARVDYMPMSHHTSILQDVTGESSIEDRLVRNYKRSFNGFAARLTKSEREILASMDEVVSVFPNKKLKLQTTTSWNFMGLKESKRTKRNTIIESDTIIGVIDSGIYPESDSFSGKGFGPPPKKWKGVCKGGKNFTWNNKLIGARYYTPKLEGFPESARDYMGHGSHTASTAAGNAVKHVSFYGLGNGTARGGVPAARIAVYKVCDPGVDGCTTDGILAAFDDAIADKVDIITISIGGDNSSPFEEDPIAIGAFHAMAKGILIVNSAGNSGPEPSTVASIAPWMFTVAASNTNRAFVTKVVLGNGKTVGRSVNSFDLNGKKYPLVYGKSASSSCGAASAGFCSPGCLDSKRVKGKIVLCDSPQNPDEAQAMGAIASIVRSHRTDVASIFSFPVSVLLEDDYNTVLSYMNSTKNPKAAVLKSETIFNQRAPVVASYFSRGPNTIIPDILKPDITAPGSEIVAAYSPDAPPSISDTRRVKYSVDTGTSMSCPHVAGVAAYLKSFHPRWSPSMIQSAIMTTAWPMNASTSPFNELAEFAYGAGHVDPITAIHPGLVYEANKSDHIAFLCGLNYTAKNLRLISGDSSSCTKEQTKSLPRNLNYPSMTAQVSAAKPFKVIFRRTVTNVGRPNATYKAKVVGSKLKVKVVPAVLSLKSLYEKKSFTVTASGAGPKAENLVSAQLIWSDGVHFVRSPIVVYATN, from the exons atgacaaaaccTGCTGTCTCCTATTGTCTCCTCTCATGTATCTTTGCCTTGCTTGTTGTGAGTTTCGCTTCAGCAGACAAAGATGATCAAGACAAACAG GAGTATATAGTATACATGGGTGCACTTCCTGCTCGTGTTGACTACATGCCTATGTCCCATCACACTAGTATTCTTCAAGATGTCACCGGAGAGAG TTCGATCGAGGATCGTTTGGTTAGGAATTATAAAAGGAGTTTCAACGGATTCGCAGCCCGGCTAACCAAATCCGAAAGAGAGATACTAGCAA GTATGGACGAAGTTGTGTCTGTGTTTCCTAACAAGAAACTGAAGCTCCAAACAACAACGTCATGGAATTTCATGGGCCTCAAGGAAAGCAAACGTACAAAGCGAAATACTATCATAGAGAGTGATACAATCATCGGTGTCATCGACAGTGGAATCTATCCGGAATCTGATAGTTTTAGTGGCAAAGGCTTTGGTCCTCCTCCTAAAAAATGGAAAGGTGTTTGCAAAGGCGGCAAAAACTTCACTTGGAACAA cAAGCTTATTGGAGCACGGTACTACACCCCCAAACTAGAGGGGTTTCCTGAGTCAGCGAGGGACTACATGGGACATGGATCGCACACAGCATCCACGGCTGCTGGAAATGCTGTGAAGCATGTGAGCTTTTACGGCCTCGGCAATGGAACCGCAAGAGGTGGCGTTCCAGCTGCAAGAATAGCGGTTTATAAAGTATGTGACCCTGGCGTCGATGGGTGCACAACTGACGGAATTCTAGCGGCATTTGATGATGCCATAGCGGATAAGGTGGACATCATTACCATATCCATTGGTGGTGATAATAGTTCGCCTTTTGAGGAGGACCCTATCGCGATCGGGGCTTTCCATGCCATGGCCAAGGGAATCCTCATAGTGAATTCCGCAGGAAACAGTGGTCCAGAACCTAGCACGGTCGCGAGTATTGCGCCGTGGATGTTCACTGTTGCTGCTAGTAATACTAACCGTGCGTTTGTCACTAAAGTTGTTCTCGGAAACGGCAAGACAGTT GGAAGATCGGTAAATTCGTTCGATCTTAACGGAAAGAAGTACCCTCTAGTATACGGGAAATCAGCTTCAAGTAGTTGTGGTGCTGCTTCCGCCGG GTTTTGCTCACCAGGGTGCCTAGATAGTAAACGTGTGAAAGGAAAGATTGTTTTATGTGATTCCCCGCAAAATCCCGATGAAGCTCAAGCTATGGGAGCCATTGCATCTATTGTTAGGAGCCACCGTACAGACGTGGCAagtatcttctcttttccagTCTCTGTTCTATTGGAAGACGACTATAACACTGTTCTCTCGTATATGAACTCCACCAA GAATCCCAAAGCGGCTGTTCTGAAAAGTGAGACAATCTTTAACCAGAGAGCTCCCGTCGTGGCTTCCTACTTTTCTCGTGGCCCAAACACAATCATTCCTGACATATTGAAg CCGGATATAACGGCACCAGGATCAGAGATCGTAGCTGCTTATTCTCCTGATGCCCCACCAAGCATATCAGATACAAGACGTGTAAAGTACTCCGTTGATACCGGAACTTCAATGTCTTGTCCGCATGTTGCTGGTGTAGCTGCCTACTTAAAATCGTTTCACCCACGCTGGTCTCCCTCCATGATCCAATCAGCCATCATGACTACCG CTTGGCCAATGAATGCATCTACTTCTCCATTTAACGAGTTGGCCGAGTTTGCTTACGGAGCTGGCCATGTCGATCCCATAACTGCAATTCATCCTGGACTAGTCTATGAAGCTAATAAATCCGACCACATCGCCTTTCTCTGCGGCTTGAACTACACTGCAAAGAACTTAAGACTCATCTCCGGTGATAGCAGCAGTTGCACAAAAGAACAGACTAAATCGCTACCCCGAAACTTAAACTATCCTTCGATGACTGCTCAAGTATCGGCGGCAAAACCATTCAAAGTGATTTTCCGTAGAACAGTCACTAACGTCGGTAGGCCTAACGCTACATACAAAGCAAAGGTAGTCGGTTCTAAACTCAAAGTCAAGGTTGTTCCGGCAGTCTTGTCTTTAAAGTCATTGTACGAGAAGAAGTCCTTCACGGTAACAGCTTCCGGCGCCGGTCCCAAAGCTGAAAATCTTGTCTCCGCACAGCTGATCTGGTCTGATGGTGTCCACTTTGTGAGAAGCCCCATTGTTGTTTATGCTACGAACTGA
- the RABA2c gene encoding RAB GTPase homolog A2C (RAB GTPase homolog A2C (RABA2c); FUNCTIONS IN: GTP binding; INVOLVED IN: protein transport, small GTPase mediated signal transduction; LOCATED IN: endosome, plasma membrane, cell plate; EXPRESSED IN: 26 plant structures; EXPRESSED DURING: 15 growth stages; CONTAINS InterPro DOMAIN/s: Ras GTPase (InterPro:IPR001806), Small GTP-binding protein (InterPro:IPR005225), Small GTPase (InterPro:IPR020851), Ras (InterPro:IPR013753), Ras small GTPase, Rab type (InterPro:IPR003579), Rab11-related (InterPro:IPR015595); BEST Arabidopsis thaliana protein match is: RAB GTPase homolog A2D (TAIR:AT5G59150.1); Has 28770 Blast hits to 28717 proteins in 774 species: Archae - 26; Bacteria - 141; Metazoa - 14934; Fungi - 4337; Plants - 3364; Viruses - 20; Other Eukaryotes - 5948 (source: NCBI BLink).), whose protein sequence is MTHRVDQEYDYLFKIVLIGDSGVGKSNILSRFTRNEFCLESKSTIGVEFATRTTQVEGKTIKAQIWDTAGQERYRAITSAYYRGAVGALLVYDITKRQTFDNVLRWLRELRDHADSNIVIMMAGNKSDLNHLRSVAEEDGQSLAEKEGLSFLETSALEATNVEKAFQTILGEIYHIISKKALAAQEAAAANSAIPGQGTTINVDDTSGGAKRACCSS, encoded by the exons atgACGCATAGAGTAGATCAGGAATATGATTATTTGTTTAAGATTGTGTTGATTGGTGATTCTGGTGTTGGGAAATCGAATATCTTGTCGAGATTCACCAGGAATGAGTTTTGCTTGGAATCTAAATCCACTATTGGTGTTGAATTCGCCACCAGAACTACTCAG GTTGAAGGAAAGACCATTAAGGCCCAGATCTGGGACACTGCAGGTCAGGAGAGGTACAGGGCGATCACAAGCGCGTATTACAGAGGCGCAGTGGGTGCACTTCTTGTCTACGACATTACTAAGAGACAGACCTTTGACAATGTTTTAAGGTGGCTGCGCGAACTGAGAGACCATGCAGATTCCAACATTGTGATCATGATGGCTGGGAACAAATCCGATCTGAACCACTTGAGATCCGTTGCTGAGGAAGATGGTCAAAGTTTGGCTGAGAAGGAAGGTCTCTCTTTCCTGGAGACATCTGCTCTTGAAGCAACAAACGTCGAGAAAGCGTTTCAGACCATCTTAGGTGAGATCTACCATATCATAAGCAAAAAGGCACTGGCTGCACaagaagcagcagcagctaATTCTGCAATCCCTGGGCAAGGAACTACGATTAACGTCGATGACACATCTGGAGGCGCGAAACGAGCATGTTGCTCTTCTTAA
- a CDS encoding Subtilase family protein (Subtilase family protein; FUNCTIONS IN: identical protein binding, serine-type endopeptidase activity; INVOLVED IN: proteolysis, negative regulation of catalytic activity; LOCATED IN: endomembrane system; CONTAINS InterPro DOMAIN/s: Protease-associated PA (InterPro:IPR003137), Peptidase S8/S53, subtilisin/kexin/sedolisin (InterPro:IPR000209), Peptidase S8/S53, subtilisin, active site (InterPro:IPR022398), Peptidase S8, subtilisin-related (InterPro:IPR015500), Proteinase inhibitor I9, subtilisin propeptide (InterPro:IPR010259); BEST Arabidopsis thaliana protein match is: Subtilase family protein (TAIR:AT3G46840.1); Has 6102 Blast hits to 5661 proteins in 907 species: Archae - 160; Bacteria - 3380; Metazoa - 42; Fungi - 200; Plants - 1886; Viruses - 0; Other Eukaryotes - 434 (source: NCBI BLink).) has translation MATAVSYCLLSCIFALLVVSFASAGKDDQDKQVYIVYMGALPSRVDYMPMSHHTSILQDVTGESSIQDRLVRNYKRSFNGFAARLTESEREILASMDEVVSVFPSKNLNLQTTTSWNFMGLKEGKRTKRNPLIESDTIIGVIDSGIYPESDSFSGKGFGPPPKKWKGVCKGGTNFTCNNKLIGARYYTPKLEGFPESARDNTGHGSHTASIAAGNAVKHVSFYGLGNGTVRGGVPAARIAVYKVCDPGVIRCTSDGILAAFDDAIADKVDIITVSLGADAVGTFEEDTLAIGAFHAMAKGILTVNGAGNNGPERRTIVSMAPWLFTVAASNMNRAFITKVVLGNGKTIVGRSVNSFDLNGKKYPLVYGKSASSRCDASSAGFCSPGCLDSKRVKGKIVLCDTQRNPGEAQAMGAVASIVRNPYEDAASVFSFPVSVLSEDDYNIVLSYVNSTKNPKAAVLKSETIFNQKAPVVASYSSRGPNPLIHDILKPDITAPGSEILAAYSPYVPPSESDTRHVKYTVISGTSMSCPHVAGVAAYIKTFHPLWSPSMIQSAIMTTAWPMNASTSPSNELAEFAYGAGHVDPIAAIHPGLVYEANKSDHITFLCGFNYTGKKLRLISGDSSSCTKEQTKSLTRNLNYPSMSAQVSGTKPFKVTFRRTVTNVGRPNATYKAKVVGSKLKVKVVPAVLSLKSLYEKKSFTVTVSGAGPKAENLVSAQLIWSDGVHFVRSPIVVYA, from the exons atggCAACTGCTGTCTCCTATTGTCTCCTCTCATGTATCTTTGCCTTGCTTGTTGTGAGTTTCGCTTCAGCAGGCAAAGATGATCAAGACAAACAG GTGTATATAGTATACATGGGTGCACTTCCTTCTCGTGTTGACTACATGCCAATGTCCCATCACACTAGTATTCTTCAAGATGTCACCGGAGAGAG ttCGATCCAGGATCGTTTGGTTAGGAATTATAAAAGGAGTTTCAACGGATTCGCAGCCCGGCTTACCGAATCAGAAAGAGAGATACTAGCTA GTATGGACGAAGTTGTGTCTGTGTTTCCTAGCAAGAATCTAAATCTCCAAACAACAACGTCATGGAATTTCATGGGCCTCAAGGAAGGCAAACGTACAAAGCGAAACCCTCTCATAGAGAGCGATACAATCATCGGTGTCATTGACAGTGGAATCTACCCTGAATCGGACAGCTTCAGCGGCAAAGGCTTTGGTCCTCCTCCTAAAAAATGGAAAGGTGTTTGCAAAGGCGGCACAAACTTCACTTGCAACAA CAAGCTTATTGGAGCACGGTACTACACACCCAAACTAGAGGGGTTTCCTGAGTCCGCAAGGGACAACACGGGACATGGCTCGCACACAGCATCCATAGCGGCTGGAAACGCTGTGAAGCATGTGAGCTTTTACGGGCTCGGTAATGGAACTGTGAGAGGTGGCGTTCCAGCTGCAAGAATAGCGGTTTATAAAGTATGTGACCCTGGTGTCATAAGGTGCACATCTGATGGAATTCTAGCCGCATTTGATGATGCCATAGCGGATAAGGTGGACATCATTACCGTATCCCTCGGTGCGGATGCAGTTGGTACATTTGAGGAGGACACGCTTGCGATTGGGGCTTTCCATGCCATGGCCAAGGGAATCCTCACTGTGAATGGCGCAGGAAACAATGGTCCAGAACGTAGAACAATCGTGAGTATGGCGCCGTGGCTCTTCACTGTTGCTGCTAGTAATATGAATCGTGCGTTCATCACCAAAGTTGTTCTCGGAAACGGCAAGACAATTGTG GGAAGATCAGTAAATTCGTTTGATCTTAACGGAAAGAAGTACCCTCTAGTATACGGAAAGTCAGCTTCAAGTAGATGCGATGCTTCTTCAGCCGG GTTTTGCTCACCAGGGTGTCTAGACAGTAAACGTGTGAAAGGTAAGATTGTGTTATGTGATACCCAGCGAAATCCCGGAGAAGCTCAAGCTATGGGAGCCGTCGCATCCATTGTTAGGAACCCCTATGAAGACGCGGCTAGTGTCTTCTCATTTCCAGTCTCTGTTCTATCGGAAGATGACTATAATATTGTCCTCTCATATGTGAACTCCACAAA AAACCCCAAAGCAGCTGTTCTGAAAAGTGAGACAATCTTTAACCAGAAAGCTCCTGTCGTGGCTTCCTACTCTTCTCGTGGCCCAAACCCACTCATTCATGATATTTTGAAG CCGGATATAACAGCGCCAGGATCAGAGATTCTTGCTGCTTATTCTCCTTATGTCCCACCAAGCGAATCAGATACAAGACATGTAAAGTACACAGTTATTAGCGGAACTTCAATGTCTTGTCCCCACGTTGCTGGTGTAGCCGCCTACATAAAAACGTTTCACCCACTCTGGTCTCCTTCCATGATCCAATCTGCCATCATGACTACCG CTTGGCCAATGAATGCATCTACTTCTCCGTCTAACGAGTTGGCCGAATTTGCTTACGGAGCGGGCCATGTCGATCCCATAGCAGCAATTCATCCTGGACTAGTATATGAAGCTAATAAATCCGACCATATCACCTTTCTCTGCGGCTTCAACTACACTGGAAAGAAGTTAAGACTCATCTCTGGTGATAGCAGCAGTTGCACTAAAGAACAGACTAAATCGCTAACACGAAACTTAAACTACCCTTCGATGTCTGCTCAAGTATCAGGAACAAAACCCTTCAAAGTGACTTTCCGTAGAACAGTCACTAACGTCGGTAGACCTAACGCTACATACAAAGCAAAGGTAGTCGGATCTAAACTCAAAGTCAAGGTTGTTCCGGCAGTCTTGTCTTTAAAGTCATTGTACGAGAAGAAGTCCTTCACGGTAACCGTTTCAGGCGCCGGTCCCAAAGCTGAAAATCTTGTCTCGGCACAGCTGATCTGGTCCGATGGTGTCCACTTTGTGAGAAGCCCCATTGTTGTTTATGCTTAA